GTCCGCTCCAAGCGGTTCATCGCGTTCCTGTTCCTGATCATATTTCTCCTCCTGGGCGCCTACACCTGGAACTGGCGCACCGGCATACTCGATCGGATCGCCGGTAATACCGGACTTGAGATCGTGTCCTGGGTCGCTTGGCCTCTGCAGTGGACCCGGACGCAGTACCGTACCATATGGGAGAAATATATCGATCTGGGTGAAGTGCGCCAGGAAAATGAGCGGCTCTGGCTCAAGGTGACGGATCTTTACCTGCAGCTGTCCAGACTGCATGAGGAGGCCGCGGAGATCTCCAGGCTCCGCGCCTTGTATGAATTTCAGCCGCCGGAAGACTGGACGTTGGTGGGGGGGCGCGTCGTGGCCCAGCGCTTCGGCCCCCATGCCGTGGTGGAATCCTTGCTGGTGGACAAGGGTTCACGGGCTGAAGTTCGTGACGGTACCCCCGTCATCACCCCCCTGGGAGTCGTCGGGCGGGTGTTGCGCAGTTCACCGAACCTGTCCAATGTGCTGCTGATCAATGATCCCAACAGCAAGGTAGCCATCATGGGCCGTGATTACCGGACCCAGGGCATATTGGTTGGGCAGGGCCCCCAGAACAGCTTGTCCATGCAGTACGTCCCCTTGAACGACCTGCTCGAAGAAGGGGAAATACTGATTACCTCCGGAATGGACGGCGTCTTTCCCAAGGGCCTGCCCGTGGCCAGGGTCGAACATATCGACCGGCCCAGCACGTCATTGTTCCAAATTGTTCAGGCCGTTCCGCTGGTTGATCTTCGGAATTTGGAGGAAGTGTTCCTCGTGTTGAACATATCCCGATTCGTTGAAGAATGAACGTAACATCTTCCATCGGCCTGACCCCTCTGCGTGTTTTTTGGAGTTTGTATTTTGTTACAGCGGTCTGGCTTCAGCTCTATATTCCGGGAATGGACTTCTTCGCGCCCGGCATCCTGTTGTGCCTGCAACAGGAACGATTGCGACATGTCCTGTTTCTGTTACTGCTCAGCGTCCTGATACAGGAAGGAACCGGCCCCCTCGTCTTCGGCACTTCCATCCTGCGCTACGGCAGCCTGATCGGTCTTTTTTTTCTTGGTCGAGGCTTCTTTGAAAGCCGCAGCCCGATATTCATTTTCTTCCTGATTTTTGCTTTCACCCTATTGCATGCGATCATCCTGCAAACCATGGCCGGACTGCAGTCCTTGACCATATCCGGACCGCGTCTGTTATGGGAAAGCGTCTTTATATTCGGGACCTTCCTGTTGATCTGGCTGATCCTGAACGCATGCTACCGGTTCTTTCCCCGCCATGAATCTCTCTCGTGACGCCGACCAGCAATTTCCCAGAAATGGATTGCTGTTTTTGCAGCTGTTGGTTCTGGGGCTGTTTCTGATCTTTATTTTGCGTTTCTGGTACCTGCAGTTGCACAAGGGTCAGGATTTCGCGGACAGAGCGGAAAACAATCGCATCCGGCATCAGCTCGTCTATGCTCCGCGCGGATTGATTAGGGATCGGAACGGGACATTGCTGTCGGTCAATGAGCCGGCCTATGCTCTGGCCATCGTGCGAGAGGACTCCCGGGACATACCTGAAGTCCTCCGCCAGGTAGCGATCTGGCTGGACATGGATCCTGAATCGATCCGCGAAACTTTTGAAAAAGGCCGCCTCAGAATCCGGCGATTTGAGCCGCAAATCCTGGTTCACTCCCTGACATTTGAGCAATTGGCTACGATTGAGGCCAATACGCTGGTCTGGCCGGAGCTGAAGATCATTACCAAACCCAGACGAACCTACCTGGACGGCCCGCTTCTGGCCCATGTCATCGGTTATGTGGCGGAAGCCAACGAACAGGAAATGAATGCCGATCCCGAGTTGAACCTGGGCGACAGCATTGGAAAGAAGGGCATGGAATTCACCATGGAAAGCGTCTTGCGCGGAAAAAAAGGCTTGCGCCAGATGGACGTGGACGCTGCCGGCCGTCAGCTCGGGACGACCTTGTTGACCCCTCCCCAAGCTGGAAACGACATTCGATTGAGCATCGATCTGGAACTGCAACGTTATGTGGATGCCCAGATGGGCGACCATGTCGGTTCCGTCATTGTCCTGGAGGCGGATACCGGTCAAATTTTGGCTTTGGTCAGCAAGCCGGCGTTCGACAACAATCTGTTTGTCACCAGCCTGAGCCATGCCGACTGGGCCGTGTTGCGGGATAATCCGGCCCACCCCCTGCAAAATCGCGCCATTCAAAGCGCCTACCCCCCGGGCTCCGTTTTCAAGTTGGTCATTGCCGGCGCGGCGCTGACGGAGAGGACAGCCGTACCCAGCGATCGGGTATTCTGTTCCGGCGGGCTTCGTCTCGGCAATCGACTTTTTCGGTGCTGGGAGCGGCGCGGCCATGGATGGATGGACATGAACCGGGGGCTGGTGCAATCCTGCGACACCTATTTCTACACCCTGGGGGATAAGCTTGGAGTGGATCGAATGCATCCTTATTCTGTACAGAGCGGGTTCGGCGTGCGTACCGGCATCGATCTTCCTCATGAATCCAGCGGACTTGTCCCGAGCCGTGAATGGAAGCGACGCCGCTTCAATGAGCCCTGGCATCGCGGAGAAAATTTCAACATGTCCATTGGCCAGGGATTTATGCTCACCACTCCGATTCAAGTAGCCAGATACAACGCAGCTTTGATCAACGGCGGCAAGCTGCTCAAACCCCAGTTGCTGGCCGATGCCGACCCTGAAGTGCAGAGCGAACTTCCCTTGCAGGCATCCCACCGTGACTTCCTGGTGCAAACCATGGTCAATACCGTCGAAGATGGTCGAGGAACTGCTCGCCGCATCTCCAGACCGGATGTTCGGCTGGGCGCCAAAACAGGGACGGCACAGGTCGTCAGGTTGATGGCCGAATACGAGAAGGCCAAGCTTCAGGACATTCCCTACCATCTCCGGGATCATGCCTGGATGACGTCCTTCGGGCAGAAGGACGGCCGCAGCTATGTGATAGTGGCCATGATCGAACATGGCGGAGGCGGAGGTTCCACCGCGGGTCCGATCATCAAAACCATTTACGACTATCTGTTTCCCAAGGATCAATTCCATGACGCTGGTTGATCGTCGATTGATCTCCCATTTTGACTGGACCCTCATGGGCTTGGCCCTGATTCTTTTCGCATTGGGCGTCGTCAACCTGTATTCGGCCAGCGGCTTCCGCATGGAAGACGGCATCACTCTGACCTCCTCGTTTTACCGCAAGCAATTGTACTGGGGCATGATCGGCCTGGGCGGCATGATCTTTTTTTTGTTGGTCGACTACCGTCATTTGCACACCCTGGCCTGGCCGTTGTTTATCCTGACCATTCTCACGCTCTTGGCGACGCTTTTCTGGGGAAAGACCATCATGGGAGCCAAGCGCTGGCTGGATTTGGGACTCTTTAATTTTCAGTCCAGTGAATTTGCAAAAATTTCCCTGCTTGTTATCTGCGCGAAACTTCTCTCCCAGGATCAGGGCAAGCTCGGGTGGAACCAACTGCTGATGTTCGCGGCCATCGGCCTGGTGCCGGCTTTGCTCATTGTCAAACAGCCTGATCTCGGCTCAGCGATCACGCTGCTCTTGATTCTCGGAGGCATGATTCTGTTTCGGGGTGTGCGCGGGCCGGTGTTGAAAGTGTTGGCACTGATTACTCCGGCAGTTCTTCCTCTTGGATGGTATTTTTTGCATGACTATCAGCGCCTGCGCATCCTTGGATTTCTTGATCCGAGCAATGACCCCCTGGGATCGGGCTACCATATCATTCAATCCCAGATAGCCGTTGGTTCCGGCCAATTGTGGGGACGGGGCTTTTTGGAAGGCACCCAAAGTCAATTGCGCTTTTTACCGGAAAAGCATACTGACTTCGCACTCGCCGTACTCGGTGAAGAGTGGGGATTCATCGGCTGCTTCATTCTTTTGCTGTTGCTCAGTCTATTTTTGTTAAATATTGTCCGCACCGCTGCGGAAGCCAAGGACTATTTTGGCTGTTACCTTGCTGTAGGAATCTTTTTCTATTTTTTTTGGCAGATCACTATTAATATGGGCATGGTTCTCGGTTTGATGCCCGTGGTGGGCATCCCGCTTCCGCTGATCAGCTACGGCGGCACTTCCACCTTGACCAGTTTCTGTCTGATTGGGCTCGCCCTGAACGTGTCCATGCGGCGTTTCTTTTTCAAAAAAAACTGAATTACCATTATCAACCAGGTCGCAGACATGAATGCGTTCTTCAAACAAAACAAAGGATCATCAGGCATGGCCAAGGACGAAATCAACGCGTTCCTGGGGGCGGGAACTTCGTATGAGGGAAAGTTGCAGTTTCAAGGTTCGGTCCGGATCGACGGCAATTTTTTGGGACGAATTGATTCGGAAGGAACTCTTATCGTCGGGCAGGACGCAAAGATCGACGGCGAGGTGAATGTCGGCAGCTTGATTCTCAGCGGCTTTCTTAAAGGTCAAGTCATTGCCGACAACAAGGTGATCTTGAACAAAACAGCGAACATGACGGGAACGATGCGCACGCCGAGCTTGGTAATTGAGGAAGGAGCGGTTCTGGATGGGGAAGTGATCATGTCCAAAAGGAACGAGGCAAACTTGCCCGCGGAAGAATTCGTAGCACAACCCTGATGGGATCGAGCTGCTTATGGATGTATCCCATATTGCCGAGCAAAAAAATGAAATGTTTTGACAGAGACCTTAAAATTAGCTAGAGGCCAATTGGCTTGCACTAAAATTCACATATCCACTCGGAGGACAGATTATGATTGATGTCAACATTTCGATGGTCATTCAGCTCATCAACTTCTTCATCGTTTTGGCGGTCTTGAATGCTGTCCTCTACCGACCCATCCGTGCCGTCATCAAAAAACGCGGGCAGAGAATGGCCGCGCAATTGAGCGATGTGGAAAACTTTACCGCTCAAGCCCGTGAAAAAATTAAATCCTACGAAGACGCATTGACCGCCGCCCGGCAGAATGGAGTTGATATTCGTGCCCGACTCAAGGATGAAGGGTTTCAGGAAGAAGCAGTGCTGCTGGAGAATGCCAACAGCGCGGCAGCTCAACATTTGAAAGCCGCCCGGAATGATGCCGCATCACAGGTGCGCGCGAGTCAGAAAGCGCTTACATCCCGGGTAGAGGATTATGCGCAAAAAGTCACAAAGAAAGTTGTCGGCTGGGCCGTGTAACAGCACTTTACCGCAAGGAGGGCTTGGAGTTGAAACGAATAGCAATTTTTTTGATCATGGTAATTATGGTGCTTGTGAGCGCCGGCTTGGCATGGTCTGCCGCGGAGGCAGGGGACATGGCCAAGTGGAGAGATTTCATGTGGCGGGTGATCAACTTTATCATCTTCGTCGCGATTCTCTACTGGGCAGCTGGGAAGCGCATCGGGAAGCTCCTCTCAGATCGTCGCGAGAAGATTCGTGATGAACTGGTGGAACTTGATGAGCGCCGAACCGAAGCTGACAAGAAACTTCAGGAAGTGGAGGCCCAAATCAAGGATCTGGGCACTCAACGCGAAAAGGTCCTGGCGGATTTTCAGCAGCAGGGGGAAGCGCTGAAGCAGGCAATAATCGCGCAGGCACATGAGAAAGCCGCCCTGATCAAGGCTCAGGCCGAGTCTTCCGCCACCCAGGAGTACAAGCTGGCAACGGACAAGCTGCGTGAGGAGCTTGCGGATATGGTCATCGAGGCTGCTGAGAAGATGATTCAGGGCCAGTTGACCAAGGAAGGCCATGAAAAATTGATCCAACAATCCTTAACAAGGGTGGTGCTGCATTGATTGGAAACCTGGTGGCGCGAAGATATGCCCGGGCTTTGTTCTCCTTGGGTTTGGCTCAGGGAGATGCGAAACTCGTCGCCTACGGCGAGAATCTTTCCGGGTTGGTTGAGGCCTTGAACGAGTCGCCACAACTGGACCGCATATTCCGTAATCCTGTATTTAAGGTAGCAGAAAAGAAAGCGGTGGTTGATGCGATTCTTTCAAAAATTAAACCTCAGCAGATGATCGTGAATTTTTGTCATCTTCTTGCTGACAACAACAGATTAGGTTTTCTTGCCGACATCCAGGCCTATTACGCCGAACTGCTGGATGAGCATCAAGGCATAGCTCGCGGCAAAATGATTACGGCCATCGACTTGGAGCCGGAAATCCAGGCACAGCTGAAGAATTCACTGGAGGAAAAGACCAGCCGCCAGTTGATTCTCGACTATGCGGTCGACCCGCAAATTCTGGGTGGATTGATATTGAAAATTGGGGACAGGGTATTGGATGCCAGCCTTCGGGCCCAACTGGTCGCGATGAGAGAAACCATCAAGAGGGGTGAGTAACGGCCATGCAAATTAAAGCAGATGAAATCAGCAAAATCATTGAAAGCCAGATTCAAAATTACGAACAGCGCGTGGAGATGAGCGAGACTGGTGTCGTTCTCTCCGTCGGTGACGGCATTGCACGTGTTTATGGTGTGGAAAACGCCATGGCCATGGAGTTGCTGGAGTTCACCGGCGGCGTCTACGGGATGGTGTTGAACCTGGAAGAAGACAACGTCGGTGTCGCTCTACTGGGTGAAGACACGCACATCAAGGAAGGCGACACTGTAAAACGTACCGGACGGATTTTCTCCGTTCCCGTAGGTGATCCGGTCGTCGGGCGTGTCATCGACCCGTTGGGCAACCCTCTGGACGGCTTGGGCCCCATTGAAGGTAAAGAATTCCGTAAGGTTGAAATCAAGGCCCCTGGAATTGTTGCCAGAAAATCAGTTCATGAGCCCATGTACACAGGGTTGAAGGCCGTTGACGCCATGACGCCCATCGGCCGCGGACAGCGCGAACTTGTCATCGGCGACCGTCAGATCGGCAAGACGGCGCTTTGCCTGGATGCCATCCTGGCCCAGAAAGACAGTGATATTTTCTGCTTCTACGTCGCCATTGGGCAAAAGAAATCCACAGTTGCCCTGGTCGTGGACACGCTCCGCAAGTACGGCGCGATGGAATACACCACGGTTATTTCAGCTACGGCTTCCGAGCCCGCATCGCTGCAGTACATCGCCGCCTATGCCGGTTGCACCATGGCTGAATACTACAGAGACAGCGGCAAGCACGCCCTGATCATATACGACGATTTGTCCAAGCAGGCCGTCGCCTACCGGCAGATGTCCCTCCTGCTGCGCCGCCCTCCAGGCCGCGAAGCCTTCCCCGGCGACATTTTCTACAACCACTCCCGCTTGCTTGAGCGTGCGGCCAAAGTCAACGACAGCTTGGGCGCCGGATCTCTGACCGCTCTGCCGATCATTGAAACCCAGGCCGGCGACGTATCCGCCTACATCCCGACCAACGTTATCTCCATCACGGACGGTCAGGTGTATCTCGAGCCCAGCTTGTTCTACGCCGGTGTTCGGCCCGCGATCAACGTCGGTCTGTCCGTTTCCCGCGTTGGTGGAGCCGCTCAGATCAAGGCGATGAAGCAGGTTGCTGGTACATTGCGTCTGGATTTGGCCCAGTATCGTGAATTGGCCGCTTTCGCTCAGTTCGGATCGGACTTGGACAAATCCACTCAGCAACGTCTCAACCGCGGCATGCGTCTGGTTGAATTGCTGAAACAGCCTCAGTATCAGCCCATGACAGTTGCCGAACAGGTAGTCTCACTCTATGCCGGTACCCGAGGTCTTATGGACGATCTCCCTGTTTCATCCGTTGCCAAGTTCGAAACCGAACTGCAGGAATACATGCGCAATCAGCGACCGGACATTCTGGATGCCATCAAAACCAAGCAGGCTCTGGATGCGGATCTTGAAGCGAAACTGCGCGAGGCTATCGAAGCGGTAAAGAAGACCTTCCAGGCTGAATAACCGTAGAGGAGAGAATTATGCCTTCTTTAAAGGACATTCAGCGCAAGATCAGCGGGGTCAAGAAGACCAAGCAGATCACAAAAGCCATGAACATGGTGGCTTCGGCAAAGTTGCGCAAGGCACAGCAGCGCATCGAGCGCTTCCGGCCTTATGCCGATAAGTTCTATGAAATGCTCACAGATTTGAGCAGCCGCACCGATGCCTCAGTGCACCCTTTGTTGGAAGTCCGCGAGGAGATCAAAAAAGTTGTGATCATCCTTGTTACCGCGGACAGAGGTCTCGCAGGCAGTTTCAACGTCAACCTGACGACAAAAGCCCGCAAGCTGGCCTTGGAAAAGGAAGCAGCAGGCAAAACAGTTGAATTCATTTGCGTCGGCAAGAAGGGTCGGGACGTGATGCGCAAGCAGAAATGGCCCATCCTTTCAGAACACGTCAACGTGATGAACACTTTTGACTTCAATTTGGGAGTGGAACTGGGTACCAAGCTGATGAACGGCTATCTTGATCAGGAATACGATGAAGTAAATATCGTCTTCGGGCAGTTCA
This DNA window, taken from Desulfonatronum thiosulfatophilum, encodes the following:
- the mreC gene encoding rod shape-determining protein MreC, which produces MSWVAWPLQWTRTQYRTIWEKYIDLGEVRQENERLWLKVTDLYLQLSRLHEEAAEISRLRALYEFQPPEDWTLVGGRVVAQRFGPHAVVESLLVDKGSRAEVRDGTPVITPLGVVGRVLRSSPNLSNVLLINDPNSKVAIMGRDYRTQGILVGQGPQNSLSMQYVPLNDLLEEGEILITSGMDGVFPKGLPVARVEHIDRPSTSLFQIVQAVPLVDLRNLEEVFLVLNISRFVEE
- the mrdA gene encoding penicillin-binding protein 2; this encodes MNLSRDADQQFPRNGLLFLQLLVLGLFLIFILRFWYLQLHKGQDFADRAENNRIRHQLVYAPRGLIRDRNGTLLSVNEPAYALAIVREDSRDIPEVLRQVAIWLDMDPESIRETFEKGRLRIRRFEPQILVHSLTFEQLATIEANTLVWPELKIITKPRRTYLDGPLLAHVIGYVAEANEQEMNADPELNLGDSIGKKGMEFTMESVLRGKKGLRQMDVDAAGRQLGTTLLTPPQAGNDIRLSIDLELQRYVDAQMGDHVGSVIVLEADTGQILALVSKPAFDNNLFVTSLSHADWAVLRDNPAHPLQNRAIQSAYPPGSVFKLVIAGAALTERTAVPSDRVFCSGGLRLGNRLFRCWERRGHGWMDMNRGLVQSCDTYFYTLGDKLGVDRMHPYSVQSGFGVRTGIDLPHESSGLVPSREWKRRRFNEPWHRGENFNMSIGQGFMLTTPIQVARYNAALINGGKLLKPQLLADADPEVQSELPLQASHRDFLVQTMVNTVEDGRGTARRISRPDVRLGAKTGTAQVVRLMAEYEKAKLQDIPYHLRDHAWMTSFGQKDGRSYVIVAMIEHGGGGGSTAGPIIKTIYDYLFPKDQFHDAG
- the rodA gene encoding rod shape-determining protein RodA → MTLVDRRLISHFDWTLMGLALILFALGVVNLYSASGFRMEDGITLTSSFYRKQLYWGMIGLGGMIFFLLVDYRHLHTLAWPLFILTILTLLATLFWGKTIMGAKRWLDLGLFNFQSSEFAKISLLVICAKLLSQDQGKLGWNQLLMFAAIGLVPALLIVKQPDLGSAITLLLILGGMILFRGVRGPVLKVLALITPAVLPLGWYFLHDYQRLRILGFLDPSNDPLGSGYHIIQSQIAVGSGQLWGRGFLEGTQSQLRFLPEKHTDFALAVLGEEWGFIGCFILLLLLSLFLLNIVRTAAEAKDYFGCYLAVGIFFYFFWQITINMGMVLGLMPVVGIPLPLISYGGTSTLTSFCLIGLALNVSMRRFFFKKN
- a CDS encoding bactofilin family protein, which translates into the protein MAKDEINAFLGAGTSYEGKLQFQGSVRIDGNFLGRIDSEGTLIVGQDAKIDGEVNVGSLILSGFLKGQVIADNKVILNKTANMTGTMRTPSLVIEEGAVLDGEVIMSKRNEANLPAEEFVAQP
- a CDS encoding ATP synthase F0 subunit B, producing the protein MIDVNISMVIQLINFFIVLAVLNAVLYRPIRAVIKKRGQRMAAQLSDVENFTAQAREKIKSYEDALTAARQNGVDIRARLKDEGFQEEAVLLENANSAAAQHLKAARNDAASQVRASQKALTSRVEDYAQKVTKKVVGWAV
- the atpF gene encoding F0F1 ATP synthase subunit B; amino-acid sequence: MKRIAIFLIMVIMVLVSAGLAWSAAEAGDMAKWRDFMWRVINFIIFVAILYWAAGKRIGKLLSDRREKIRDELVELDERRTEADKKLQEVEAQIKDLGTQREKVLADFQQQGEALKQAIIAQAHEKAALIKAQAESSATQEYKLATDKLREELADMVIEAAEKMIQGQLTKEGHEKLIQQSLTRVVLH
- the atpH gene encoding ATP synthase F1 subunit delta encodes the protein MIGNLVARRYARALFSLGLAQGDAKLVAYGENLSGLVEALNESPQLDRIFRNPVFKVAEKKAVVDAILSKIKPQQMIVNFCHLLADNNRLGFLADIQAYYAELLDEHQGIARGKMITAIDLEPEIQAQLKNSLEEKTSRQLILDYAVDPQILGGLILKIGDRVLDASLRAQLVAMRETIKRGE
- the atpA gene encoding F0F1 ATP synthase subunit alpha gives rise to the protein MQIKADEISKIIESQIQNYEQRVEMSETGVVLSVGDGIARVYGVENAMAMELLEFTGGVYGMVLNLEEDNVGVALLGEDTHIKEGDTVKRTGRIFSVPVGDPVVGRVIDPLGNPLDGLGPIEGKEFRKVEIKAPGIVARKSVHEPMYTGLKAVDAMTPIGRGQRELVIGDRQIGKTALCLDAILAQKDSDIFCFYVAIGQKKSTVALVVDTLRKYGAMEYTTVISATASEPASLQYIAAYAGCTMAEYYRDSGKHALIIYDDLSKQAVAYRQMSLLLRRPPGREAFPGDIFYNHSRLLERAAKVNDSLGAGSLTALPIIETQAGDVSAYIPTNVISITDGQVYLEPSLFYAGVRPAINVGLSVSRVGGAAQIKAMKQVAGTLRLDLAQYRELAAFAQFGSDLDKSTQQRLNRGMRLVELLKQPQYQPMTVAEQVVSLYAGTRGLMDDLPVSSVAKFETELQEYMRNQRPDILDAIKTKQALDADLEAKLREAIEAVKKTFQAE
- a CDS encoding F0F1 ATP synthase subunit gamma, which translates into the protein MPSLKDIQRKISGVKKTKQITKAMNMVASAKLRKAQQRIERFRPYADKFYEMLTDLSSRTDASVHPLLEVREEIKKVVIILVTADRGLAGSFNVNLTTKARKLALEKEAAGKTVEFICVGKKGRDVMRKQKWPILSEHVNVMNTFDFNLGVELGTKLMNGYLDQEYDEVNIVFGQFISFAKQEVTALQVLPITSAAELDEEVQAAPSEYIYEPSVEGILSELLPRFVNVQVYRGLLDTNASEHAARMRAMDNATKNCDDLAKSLTLIYNKARQSTITRELMDIVGGAEALKSA